From a single Brassica napus cultivar Da-Ae chromosome C9, Da-Ae, whole genome shotgun sequence genomic region:
- the LOC106346632 gene encoding DNA-directed RNA polymerase IV subunit 1-like: MEEKCEELQVPIGTLKSISFSISNNKDLKNMSAMEVEAANQVTDSRLGLPNRDDICKSCGSKDRKVCEGHFGVINLRYPVINPHLLKEVATLLNKFCPGCKYTKKKQSQSQSQNPEDRPDRCRYCISNTDYPLMKFRVTTKEAFRRSGIVCEVSEDNLVKLSKRGLSALPPDYWEFMPKDPNIDESCLKPSRRILTHAQVYALLSGIDERVIRKDIPMFDSLPLASFPVTPNGHRVSEMVTQFTGPRLVFDERTRIYKKLVGFEGNGLELSSRVMECIQYSRLFSENVSPSQESANPYQKKSDTPKLCGLRFMKDVLLGKRSDHTFRTVVVGDPSLKLNEIGIPRRIAERLQVSENLNDWNRERLVTSCFHKLLEKGETHVRRGGRLVGIRAIDDLQTGDSILRTLKDGDTVLMNRPPSIHQHSLIAMSVKVLPTTSVVSLNPICCLPFRGDFDGDCLHGYVPQSIQAKAELDELVALNKQLVNRQNGRNLLSLGQDSLTAAYLVNVETNCFLNRAQVQQLQIYCPYELPPPAIIRGSRSEPQWTGKQLFGMLFPPGFEYSYPLNNVVVTNGELLSSSDGSGWLRDGEGNFIQGLMKHDKEKVLDIIYSAQEMLSQWLLNRGLSVSLSDLYFASDTQSRRNLTEEISYGLQEAEQVCNKQQLMVESRRDFLAVNGEDMVVADDLELFCYERQRSATLSKLAVSAFKDAYRDVQALAYRYGDQSNAFLVMSKAGSKGNMGKLAQHSMCIGLQNSSVALSFGFPRKLTCASWNDPNSPLRGAKGEDRTAHDSFVPFGVVESSFLTGLNPLESFVHSVTSRDSSFSGNADLPGTLSRKLMFFMRDIYAAYDGTVRNSFGNHLVQFRYESSDDAEEDMTGEAVGSLSACALTEAAYSALDQPISLLETSPLLNLKNVLECGSKKGLKEQTMSLYLSETLSKKKHGFEYGALDIKSHLEKLCFSEIVSTSMMIFSPRTNTRMPMSSWVCHFHISKKVLKQNQLDLESVVSSLNKQYANRKKELKLDVIDLDIQSKNHCSWDDKAMEDDRVCITVTVLEASRHDYLELDAIRLVLIPFLLDSPVKGYREIKKVDILWVDRPKAPQRNKKGFAGELFLKVTMHGVRGKRSFWSALLETCLPIMDMIDWTRSHPDNIRQCCSVYGIDAGRSIFLADLESAVSDTGKAMLREHLLLVADSLSVTGEFVALNPKGWSRQRQAESTPAPFAQACFSSPSQCFLKAAKEGVTDELEGSIDALAWGKVPSFGTGDQFEIIISPKNHGFSTPVVDVYGFLSRTATLPKKKAVRATSSSLPKSDEFTVQPFPLLDTALSKAVKTLDGKGLTRSQLRMIFTWDDMEKLSRSLKRILYNYEIDATLNELDGRLLMMALLFHPNRDEKIGPGFKGIKVANSKHGNARCFEVVRTDGTTEDFSYHKCVLGATEIIAPKRVNFYKAKYLRNGTVQPGAV, encoded by the exons ATGGAGGAAAAATGTGAGGAGCTTCAGGTGCCTATTGGGACTCTAAAGTCAATAAGCTTTAGCATTTCGAATAACAAAGATCTA aaaaacatGTCTGCCATGGAAGTTGAAGCAGCGAATCAAGTGACTGATTCACGGTTAGGGCTCCCAAATCGGGATGATATATGCAAATCATGTGGCAGCAAAGATAGAAAAGTTTGCGAAG GGCATTTTGGTGTTATTAACCTCAGGTATCCGGTGATTAACCCGCATTTACTTAAGGAGGTAGCTACATTGTTGAACAAGTTCTGCCCTGGATGTAAATACACGAAGAAAAAACAGTCTCAGTCTCAGTCTCAG AATCCTGAAGACCGGCCTGACAGATGTAGATATTGCATT TCAAATACAGATTACCCTCTAATGAAGTTCCGGGTAACAACAAAAGAAGCCTTTAGGCGATCTGGAATCGTTTGTGAAGTGAGTGAAGACAATCTGGTTAAGCTCAGTAAACGGGGACTATCAGCACTACCTCCAGATTATTGGGAGTTTATGCCTAAAGACCCAAATATCGACGAAAGCTGTTTGAAACCAAGCAGGCGGATTCTAACGCACGCACAG GTTTATGCACTGTTGAGTGGGATTGATGAGAGGGTGATCAGGAAGGACATCCCCATGTTCGACTCTCTTCCTCTGGCATCTTTTCCAGTTACACCAAACGGTCATCGTGTATCCGAGATGGTCACTCAGTTCACCGGTCCTCGACTAGTTTTC GATGAACGGACTCGTATCTACAAGAAACTAGTTGGCTTCGAAGGAAATGGTCTTGAGCTGAGTTCTCGTGTGATGGAATGCATACAATACTCAAGA CtcttttcggaaaacgtgtctCCTAGTCAAGAATCTGCAAACCCTTACCAGAAGAAGTCAGATACTCCCAAGCTCTGCGGTCTAAGGTTCATGAAAGATGTGCTTCTCGGTAAAAGAAGCGACCACACGTTCCGGACAGTTGTTGTCGGCGACCCGTCTCTCAAGCTCAACGAGATCGGCATACCTCGGAGGATCGCAGAGAGGCTTCAAGTATCCGAGAATCTCAACGACTGGAACAGAGAACGCCTCGTCACCTCCTGTTTCCACAAGCTCCTCGAGAAAGGAGAGACTCACGTGAGGAGAGGAGGTCGCTTAGTGGGTATCCGAGCCATCGACGATCTCCAAACGGGAGACAGCATCTTACGTACGCTTAAAGACGGAGACACGGTGCTGATGAACAGACCTCCTTCCATTCATCAGCACTCGCTCATCGCAATGTCTGTTAAAGTCCTCCCCACTACCTCCGTCGTCTCGTTAAACCCCATCTGTTGCTTACCCTTTCGTGGTGACTTCGATGGGGACTGTCTTCACGGGTACGTCCCTCAGTCTATCCAAGCCAAGGCTGAGCTCGACGAGCTCGTGGCTTTGAACAAGCAGCTTGTTAACAGACAGAACGGTCGTAACTTGCTGTCGTTGGGACAGGACAGCTTGACGGCTGCGTATCTGGTTAACGTCGAGACGAACTGTTTCCTGAACCGAGCTCAGGTGCAGCAGCTTCAAATTTATTGTCCCTATGAGCTTCCTCCGCCTGCGATCATCCGAGGTTCGAGAAGTGAGCCGCAATGGACGGGGAAGCAGCTGTTTGGGATGCTTTTCCCTCCCGGGTTCGAGTACAGTTACCCTCTGAATAATGTGGTTGTAACCAACGGGGAGCTTTTGTCTTCTTCCGATGGGTCTGGTTGGTTGCGTGACGGAGAAGGAAACTTCATCCAGGGTTTGATGAAGCACGATAAGGAGAAAGTTCTTGATATAATCTACTCGGCTCAAGAGATGCTCTCTCAGTGGCTGCTGAATCGAGGACTTAGTGTTTCTCTATCTGATTTGTACTTCGCATCTGATACACAGTCTCGGAGAAACTTAACGGAGGAGATTAGTTACGGTTTGCAAGAAGCTGAGCAAGTCTGCAACAAGCAGCAGCTTATGGTCGAGTCCCGCAGAGACTTCCTCGCGGTTAACGGAGAAGATATGGTCGTCGCTGATGATTTGGAGCTGTTCTGTTACGAGAGACAGAGATCAGCTACCTTAAGCAAGCTCGCGGTTAGTGCCTTCAAGGATGCGTATAGAGACGTCCAGGCTCTGGCGTATAGATACGGAGACCAGTCGAACGCGTTTCTCGTCATGTCCAAAGCTGGTAGCAAAGGGAACATGGGGAAGCTCGCTCAGCACAGTATGTGCATTGGACTTCAGAACTCATCAGTTGCGTTGTCCTTCGGGTTTCCACGGAAGCTGACTTGCGCCTCGTGGAACGACCCGAACAGCCCGCTTCGAGGCGCGAAAGGAGAAGACCGAACGGCTCATGACTCTTTTGTTCCCTTTGGTGTCGTTGAGAGTTCGTTTCTGACGGGTCTGAATCCGTTGGAGTCTTTTGTTCATTCCGTGACGAGCCGAGATAGCTCCTTCAGCGGTAATGCTGATCTCCCGGGGACGCTTAGCAGGAAGCTGATGTTCTTTATGAGAGACATATACGCTGCTTACGACGGGACGGTGAGGAACTCGTTCGGGAACCATTTGGTTCAATTTCGTTACGAGAGCAGTGATGATGCAGAAGAGGACATGACCGGTGAAGCAGTTGGATCGCTTTCTGCTTGCGCTCTCACCGAGGCTGCTTACAGCGCTCTTGACCAGCCCATTAGCCTTCTTGAGACTTCTCCTCTTCTGAATCTTaag AATGTGTTGGAGTGTGGGTCGAAGAAAGGTCTAAAGGAACAGACAATGTCTTTGTACTTGTCTGAAACACTTTCTAAGAAGAAACACGGGTTCGAATACGGGGCACTGGACATCAAGAGCCACTTGGAGAAACTGTGTTTCTCAGAGATTGTTTCAACGTCCATGATGAT attttctCCGAGGACTAATACAAGGATGCCTATGAGCTCGTGGGTTTGCCATTTTCATATCTCCAAG AAAGTACTGAAACAGAACCAACTGGACCTGGAATCTGTTGTCTCTTCATTAAACAAGCAGTATGCGAACAGGAAGAAAGAACTGAAGCTTGATGTCATAGATTTGGATATACAAAGCAA AAACCACTGCTCTTGGGATGATAAGGCAATGGAAGATGATAGAGTCTGCATCACAGTTACTGTTCTCGAAGCCTCCAGGCACGATTATTTGGAGCTTGATGCTATTCGGCTTGTCTTGATCCCTTTTCTTCTCGACTCTCCTGTcaaag GCTACCGAGAGATTAAAAAGGTGGATATCTTATGGGTTGACAGACCAAAAGCTCCCCAAAGGAACAAGAAAGGCTTTGCGGGTGAGCTTTTCTTGAAGGTTACAATGCATGGAGTTCGTGGCAAAAGGAGCTTCTGGAGCGCTCTTCTCGAAACCTGTCTTCCCATTATGGATATGATCGATTGGACAAGAAGCCATCCTGACAATATCCGACAGTGCTGCTCTGTTTACGGAATAGACGCTGGACGTAGCATCTTCCTAGCG GATTTGGAGTCTGCTGTGTCGGATACAGGCAAGGCGATGCTGCGGGAACATCTGCTTCTTGTAGCTGATTCCCTCTCAGTCACCGGAGAGTTTGTGGCGCTAAACCCCAAAGGTTGGAGTAGACAAAGACAGGCCGAGTCCACTCCTGCTCCTTTCGCTCAAGCGTGCTTCTCG AGCCCAAGTCAATGCTTTCTCAAAGCAGCCAAGGAAGGTGTCACAGACGAGCTTGAAGGATCTATCGACGCATTGGCTTGGGGCAAAGTTCCTTCCTTTGGAACTGGAGATCAGTTCGAGATCATCATCTCCCCTAAG AATCATGGGTTTAGTACACCGGTGGTAGACGTGTATGGCTTTCTCAGTAGGACGGCCACGCTTCCAAAGAAAAAAGCTGTCCGTGCAACAAGCTCCTCCTTGCCCAAATCAGACGAGTTCACGGTCCAGCCATTCCCCTTGCTCGACACGGCTCTCTCGAAAGCAGTCAAGACACTCGATGGGAAAGGACTCACCAGGTCGCAGCTCAGAATGATCTTTACATGGGACGACATGGAAAAGCTTTCTCGGTCGCTGAAGCGCATTCTCTACAA TTACGAGATTGATGCTACGTTGAATGAGTTGGACGGGAGACTTCTGATGATGGCTCTTCTCTTCCACCCCAACAGAGATGAGAAGATAGGACCAGGCTTCAAAGGAATCAAG GTGGCTAATTCTAAGCACGGGAATGCTCGTTGCTTTGAGGTGGTGAGAACAGACGGAACAACTGAAGATTTCTCGTACCACAAGTGTGTGTTGGGAGCGACAGAGATCATTGCCCCTAAGAGGGTAAACTTCTACAAGGCGAAGTACCTTAGGAACGGTACGGTGCAGCCCGGTGCTGTCTGA